The Acidimicrobiales bacterium genome segment CCTCACCGGCCAGTTCGCCTCCCTCGACGAGGACCTGACCGGCCGGGAGAACATGGTGCTCCTCGGCCTGCTGCTGGGCCTGGGGCGGCGCCGGGCCCGGGCCCGGGCCGTCGAGCTGGTCGACGCCTTCGGCCTGACCGAGGCGGCCGACCGCCAGGTCAAGACGTACTCGGGGGGCATGCGCCGCCGGCTCGACATCGCCGCCAGCCTGGTCGTCACCCCCGACGTGCTGTTCCTGGACGAGCCCACCACCGGCCTCGACCCCCGCAGCCGCAACCAGGTGTGGGACATCATCCGGGCCCTGGTCACGGCGGGCACCACCGTCCTGCTCACCACCCAGTACCTCGACGAGGCCGACCAGCTGGCCGACCGCATCGCCGTCATCGACCGGGGCCGGGTCATCGCCGAGGGCACGCCCGGCCAGCTCAAGGCATCGGTGGGCGGCGGCTCGCTCCACCTCCGGGTGGCCGACCCCGACGAGCGCTTCGCCGCCGTCCGCATCCTCAGCGAGGCCCTGGGCACCGAGGTGGCCATCGAGGCCGACCCGGCCGCCGTCTCGGCCCGCCTGGAGGACGCCGAGCGGGTGGCCCACGGCCTGGTCGAGCTGTCCCGGGCCGGCATCTCGGTGAGCGAGATGAGCCTGGGCCAGCCCAGCCTGGACGAGGTCTTCCTGGCCCTCACCGACCACCCCGCGACCACCCCTGACGACACCGAGGAGGCGGCATGACCGCGACCACCACCCCCCCGTCCCCCACCGCCACGGCGCCGGCCGAGGCCCCCGTGGCCGCGGCGTCGGTGCTGGCCGTGCTGGCCAGCGGCGACCGGCCGGCCCGCCCCGGGCCCCTGTCGTCCTCGCTCACCCACGGGTGGCGGGCCCTGCTCAAGATCAAGCACGTCCCCGAGCAGCTCTTCGACGTGACCATGTTCCCGGTGATGATGCTGCTGCTGTTCACCTACCTCTTCGGCGGGGCCCTGGGCGGCTCCACCCAGGAGTACGTGCAGACCTTCGTGCCCGGGATCCTGGTGTCCACCGTGGTGATGATCACCATGTACACCGGCGTGGGCCTGAACAACGACATGCAGAAGGGCGTGTCGGACCGCTTCCGGTCCCTGCCGTCGTGGCGCCCGGCGGCCATCGTGGGCGCCCTGCTGGGCGACGCCGTCCGCTACACCATCGCCTCGGTGGTCATCCTGGGCCTGGGCGTGGCCATCGGCTTCCGGCCCGAGGGCGGGGTGCCGGGCCTGGTCGCCGGGGTGGCCGTGCTGCTGGTGTTCGCCTTCAGCCTGTCGTGGGTGTGGACCCTGCTGGGCCTGGTGCTGGAGACCGAGAAGGCGGTCATGGGCACCAGTATGATGATCCTGTTCCCGCTGACCTTCGCCAGCAACATCTACGTCGACCCGGAGACCATGCCGTCCTGGCTCCAGGGCGTGGTCGAGGTCAACCCCATCAGCCGGGTGGTGGACGCCGTCCGCAGCCTCATGGCCGGCTCGTTCGAGGCCAGCCAGCTGGGCTGGGTGACGGTGGCCGCGGTGGCCTTCGTGGCCGTCTTCGCCCCCCTGACCATGCGCCGCTACCGCCTCCAGGACTGATCCCGCCCCCACCCCGGCCCCTGCACCCCGCCCGCCTTGCGGGAGGGGTACAGGTGTTCGATACTCGAGGTCATGACGTTCGGGTCCGGGGCTGCTGCGGTGCGGGAGGGGCGGCTGGCCACGCTGGGGGAGCGGGCCCGGCCCCTCACCCTGGCCGAGCAGCGGGTGCTGCCGGTGCTGTCGGCCCTGGCCCCCCTGCTGCCCGGCGGGGCCCTGGCCCGGGGCACCTCGGTGGCGGTGGCCGGGCCCGGGGCCACGTCGCTGGCCCTGGGTTTGGCCGCCGCGGCCTCGGCCGCCGGATCGTGGACGGCGGTGGTGGGGGTCGGTGACCTGGGCGTGGCGGCGGCGGCCGAGGCCGGGCTGGCCCTGGAGCGCACGGTGCTGGTGGCCACCCCGCCGCCCGAGCGGTGGGGCACGGTGGTGGCGGCGGTGGCCGAGACGGTCGAGCTGGTGCTGGCGCGCCCGCCGGCCCGGGTGCGGGTGGCCGACACCAGGCGCCTGGCCGCCCACCTCCGCACCCGGGGCGGGGTCCTCGTCCGCCTGCCCGGCCCGGGGACCTGGCCCGAGGCGCCCGACGTCACCCTCCGGGCCCTGGCCCCCGACTGGAAGGGCGCAGTGGCCGCCGAGCGCCTCGACGGGGCCGGCCGCCTGCGGGCCCGCCGCCTGGTGGTGGAGGCCAGCGGTCGACGCCGGGCGGCCCGGCCCACGCGGGTGGAGCTGTGGCTGCCGGGGGCCGACGGCGCCCCCGCCCCCGTCGTGCCCGTCCCAGTGGGATCCGCCCCCACGGTGCCGGCCCCGGCTTCAGCCCCGGCTCCGGCGCCCGCTCCCGCCGTCGCCCGGGGCCCGGCTCCGGCCGGCTGGGCCGAGGCGGGGTAGGGGCGTGGCCCGCGACCTCGACCGTGGCCGGCCCGACCGCGACCGGCCCGACCGGGTGTTGGTGGCCCGGGTGCCCGACTGGTCGGTGCTGGCCGCCGGGTACGACCGGTCCGAGCCGGTGCTGGTGGTCCGGGCCAACCGGGTGCTGGCGGCCTCCCCGGCGGCCCGGTCGGTGGGCGTGACCGTGGGCCTGCGCCGGCGCGAGGCCCAGCGCCGGTGCCCGGAGGCGGTGGTGGTGGCGACCGACCCCGACCGCGACGCCCGGGCCTTCGAGCCGCTGGTGGGGGCCCTGGCCGCTCTCACCCCCGCCGTCGAGGTCACCCGGCCCGGGACGGTGGCCCTGGCCACCCGGGGCCCGTCCCGCTACCACGGGGGCGACGAGGCCCTGGGGGAGCAGGTGGTCGAGCTGCTGGCCCCCCTGCTGCCCCGCCCGGCCCCGGTGCGGGTAGGGGTGGCCGACGGCACCTTCGCCGCCACCCTGGCCAGCCGGCCCGGCCCGCCCGAGCGGGCCCTCGGCCCGGGCGACGTCGTCGACCGGCCCGACGACCCGGGTCCGGGCCAGAGCCCCGTCCGGGTGGTGGCCCCGGGGGCCTCCCTGCCCCTGCTGGCCCACTGGCCGGTGACCGAGGCCGCCGCCCACCTGGACACGCCCGAGGCCGATGCCGCGGCCGACGTGCTGGGCCGCCTGGGGCTGCGCACCCTGGGGGCTCTGGCCGGGGTGCCGGCCGGCGACGTGCTGGCCCGGTTCGGGCCCGACGGCGCCCTGCTGCACCGCCTGGCCCGGGGCCTCGACCCCCGGCCCCTGGCGGCCCGGCGCCCGGCCCCGGAGCGGGCGGTGGGCACCGAGCTCGACCCGCCGGTCGAGCGGGTCGACACGCTGGCTTTCCGGGCCGTGGGCCTGGCCTCGGACCTGCACCAGCGGTTGGCCGCCGACGGGTTGGTGTGCCTGCGCCTGGGCATCGAGGTCGAGACCGAGCACGGCGAGGTGCGCCGCCGGTCGTGGCGCCACGAGGGGGGCCTGTCGGCGGCCGCGGTGGCCGACCGGGCCCGCTGGCAGCTCGACGGCTGGCTCAACGGCCCGTCGGTCGACCGGCCCACCGCCGGGATCACCCGCCTGCTGCTGGACCCCGAGGAGGTCACCGCGGCCCGGGGTCGCCAGCTGGGCTTCTGGGGGGGCGAGACCCGCCTGGACGAGGGGGCGGCCCGGGCCCTGGCCCGGGTGGCGGCCCTGCTCGGGGCCGACGCCGTGGCCGTGCCCACCCTGGGCGGGGGCCGGGGCCCGGGCGATCGGGTGGAGGCGGTGCCGGCCGGCCTGGTCGACCTGGTCGGCGACCGGCCCCCGGCCGGGCCCGGGGCCGAGGGCCCGTGGCCGGGCCGGCTGCCGCCCCCGTCACCGGCCCTGGTGTTCGCCGAGCCGCCGGAGGTCGACCTGCGGGCCGCCGACGGCGCCCCGGTGGGGGTCGACGGCCGGGGCCAGGTCAGCGCCCCCCCCGCCCACCTGGGCCGGGAGCCGGTGGTGGGTTGGGCCGGGCCGTGGCCGGCGGAGGAGCGCTGGTGGGACCCGGACCGGGCCCGCCGCCGGGCCCGGGTCCAGGTGGTGCTGGCCGACGGCACCGCCCACCTGCTGGCCCTGGAGCACGGCCGGTGGCACCGCGAGGGCACCTACGAC includes the following:
- a CDS encoding ATP-binding cassette domain-containing protein: MPEPATDCAVEVDGLVMRYGEKLAVDDLSLTVERHTITAVLGPNGAGKTTTLRMLATLSVPDGGTARLLGHDVVAEPDAVRSRVSLTGQFASLDEDLTGRENMVLLGLLLGLGRRRARARAVELVDAFGLTEAADRQVKTYSGGMRRRLDIAASLVVTPDVLFLDEPTTGLDPRSRNQVWDIIRALVTAGTTVLLTTQYLDEADQLADRIAVIDRGRVIAEGTPGQLKASVGGGSLHLRVADPDERFAAVRILSEALGTEVAIEADPAAVSARLEDAERVAHGLVELSRAGISVSEMSLGQPSLDEVFLALTDHPATTPDDTEEAA
- a CDS encoding ABC transporter permease, whose protein sequence is MTATTTPPSPTATAPAEAPVAAASVLAVLASGDRPARPGPLSSSLTHGWRALLKIKHVPEQLFDVTMFPVMMLLLFTYLFGGALGGSTQEYVQTFVPGILVSTVVMITMYTGVGLNNDMQKGVSDRFRSLPSWRPAAIVGALLGDAVRYTIASVVILGLGVAIGFRPEGGVPGLVAGVAVLLVFAFSLSWVWTLLGLVLETEKAVMGTSMMILFPLTFASNIYVDPETMPSWLQGVVEVNPISRVVDAVRSLMAGSFEASQLGWVTVAAVAFVAVFAPLTMRRYRLQD
- a CDS encoding DNA polymerase Y family protein — encoded protein: MARDLDRGRPDRDRPDRVLVARVPDWSVLAAGYDRSEPVLVVRANRVLAASPAARSVGVTVGLRRREAQRRCPEAVVVATDPDRDARAFEPLVGALAALTPAVEVTRPGTVALATRGPSRYHGGDEALGEQVVELLAPLLPRPAPVRVGVADGTFAATLASRPGPPERALGPGDVVDRPDDPGPGQSPVRVVAPGASLPLLAHWPVTEAAAHLDTPEADAAADVLGRLGLRTLGALAGVPAGDVLARFGPDGALLHRLARGLDPRPLAARRPAPERAVGTELDPPVERVDTLAFRAVGLASDLHQRLAADGLVCLRLGIEVETEHGEVRRRSWRHEGGLSAAAVADRARWQLDGWLNGPSVDRPTAGITRLLLDPEEVTAARGRQLGFWGGETRLDEGAARALARVAALLGADAVAVPTLGGGRGPGDRVEAVPAGLVDLVGDRPPAGPGAEGPWPGRLPPPSPALVFAEPPEVDLRAADGAPVGVDGRGQVSAPPAHLGREPVVGWAGPWPAEERWWDPDRARRRARVQVVLADGTAHLLALEHGRWHREGTYD